ACGACTAAAAGCGTGAGGCAGTGATAGGTGTATTTTTTTCAAAGGGATACTGTCGGCGAATTCAGACCATGGTCATCAACAAATACTAAAGCGTGGATAGACTGTTTGATGAGCTTTGGGTTAAGGACAGGCTGGCTTACCCACAACTACCCAATTTATTACCTGATTGACTCCCCTAAGTAGGTCATTTGGGCCGGGTCTACCGCTACCCTTCACCACTTCATTGTTTATCGGCAGATATATTCGGTGACGGTTCGAAGATTTTTTGCTGGTGTAACACCACCATTAACATAATAAATGCCATCGCCGTTAATAATCAACTCCAGTCTATTCCCTCGCTCGTCATAACGGTACATGGATTCCAGTGTTTTCGTAGCACTATTCCTTTTATCAGTTAGTAAATAAGTCGACTTAGTTTGGAGGTCACCTGTTGGATAATAGCTATATTCTACCCAGTCCATACTCTGTTTAAAGCTATATTCTGTGGCCTTCACCGATAATTTTCCTTGTTGGGTATAGCTGTAATTGGTGACATTCTGCCCCAAGCTATTAGAATAAGTTGACTTAACTAGCTGATTGTTAGCATTGTAATCGTGGACCATAAGGCCTGTTTTTAGGCCATTAATGGAGTAATCTTCTTGCGTGAGCTTCCCATTGTGATAGGTGTAATCGGTAGTATACCTTGAATTACTATAATTATCTGTGATCGTACTGGTAAATTTAACTAGCTGATTTTGGTTGTTGTACTCGTTAAGTACCTCTGAAGTCTTAACATCGCCATTTATATTTTGTGTGTAGTTCTGCTTTAGGATGGCATTCTCGGAGGTATATGTGGTCAGGGTCTCCTGAAGATATTGACTACCTGAAGGGGAATTCGATTCGTTACGGTCTCGGGTCTGATTTCCCCGATCATCATACTCACTTATTTGCATTAAGTGACTGTAAGGATAGTCAAATGTGGATATCTTACTCTTTACTTGCTTGTTTTGATGGTATGTGTATACCGTTTGGCCATACGAGATATTATTTTCAAACGGTATCGATTTGATTAGCAGATCTCCCTCATAGGTGTTTTGATAGATGGTGATGTTTGGACCATAGGTACCAGAGTATCTTACTTCTTTAACTGCAGAAAAGTGGTCATCATAGGTAGTCAGCGTCTTATCATTCTGGACGCCATCAAGATAAGTTATTTCGGATGTGGTTTTACAGCGAATTGGCGTGGACGTTGGGTCAATATTCGAATGATTACAGGCCATCATACTGATTAGCAGGGCCCACTGAAGGAGTCTTAAGACATTCATAAAAAACTACATTTATGAAAAGAATCTAGTTTCCTATGGACGCGGTTTTAGATCATAAGTAACTAATCGCACCAGAATGGACTTACTAAGAATTTGCTAATAGTAGCCATTTGAAAGAAGATCCCGTTGGGAATGCGAAATAGTTCTAACATATCCTATGAAGAAACCTGTCAAATTACCGTACAACCTTCGATTCTTACCGCGACCAGCCCGTGCTGGTGGAGTAGGTTTGTGTTGTCAATTTTAACCAATAACAACATGAGCTTTTTAACATTAAAAGACGGTACAGATCTATTCTACAAGGATTGGGGCACCGGTCAGCCAATTGTTTTTCATCATGGATGGCCCTTATCGAGCGATGATTGGGATGCCCAGATGATGTTTTTCTTACAACATGGATTTCGGGTTATTGCGCACGATCGCCGGGGGCACGGACGCTCTAGTCAAACGTCGGGTGGGCACGAAATGGAAACCTACGCTTCGGATGTCGCTCAGTTGGTCGAAGCGCTGGATCTGAAAGATGCTATCCACATCGGCCATTCGACGGGTGGTGGCGAGGTGATCCACTACGTAAACAAATATGGCAAAGGTCGGGTGGCTAAAGCCGTTCTGGTAAGCGCTGTAACGCCGATCATGGTGCAGAACGAGAGCAACCCAGATGGCGTTCCCATAAGCATCTTTGACGAAATCCGGCAGTTGACCGCTACCCAACGCCAGCAGTATTTCCGGGATTTCTCGATTCCATTCTATGGCTATAACCGCGAAGGAGCCGTTGAAAAACAGGGCGTTCGTGACAACTGGTGGCGGCAGGGCATGATGGGTAGCATTCTGGCCCATTACGAATGCGTGAAGGCCTTTTCGGAAAGTGATTTTACCGAAGACCTGAAAAATGTGGAAGTGCCTGTGTTGGTACTTCACGGCGAAGACGACCAGATTGTACCGTATCAGATTACAGCGTTAAAGGCCGCTAAACTGCTGAAAAACGGTAAGCTGATTACGTATCCAGGCTTCCCACACGGTATGCCAACCACCGAAGCGGCTACGATCAACGCTGATATTCTGGCTTTCATCAATTCTTAAGTGACTGCAACATCGGTCGGCTTTGGTGGTGTACGCAATCAGAGCCGACCGATGTATAGTTTTACCATGGTGGTTTTTCTATCCACTTCCTGAACGTCTAACCTCTTTACCATGAACGAATCTATTCTGGGCCTGCACCACATTACGGCCATTGCCAACAACGCTCAGCGTAATTATGATTTTTACACACATGTACTCGGCCTTCGACTGGTCAAAAAAACGGTCAATTTCGATGATCCCAGTACCTACCATTTTTATTATGGTGATGAAGGCGGATCGCCCGGAACCATTCTGACTTTTTTTCCGTGGGAGGGCATTGGACCGGGGCGGAATGGTATTGGCATGGCTACCGAAATCGGGTATTCAGTACCGGCCGATAGCCTGGATAACTGGCTGGGTCGGTTTAACGAGCTGGGTGTTGGAGCAGGTGAATTGGCCGAACGGTTTGGCGAACAATACCTGTCTTTTACTGATCCTGATGGGCTGTCCATTGCTCTGATCGTACCGAAGCAGTTCGACCGCCGAACGGGCTGGGAAACGGAAGCTATCAAATCGGATATGGCATTACGAGGTTTTCACAGCGTTACGCTGACGCTGCAAAAAATAGAGGCTACGGCCAGGGTGCTGACTGATATTTTTGGGTATCGGTTGGTAGCACAGGACGGTAACCGCTATCGTTTCCAGACGGATGCTGTGCCAGAGGCCTCGATTGTCGATCTGCTGGAAGAATCCGAAGGGCGAGTTGGGCGGAATGCCGCCGGAACCAACCATCACGTAGCCTTTCGGGTAGCGAACGATGCCATTCAGATGGAGTTTCGGGAGAAAATTCTGGAAAGTGGGTTGCAAATCACCCCGAAGATCGACCGTGATTATTTCTTTTCGCTGTATTTCCGTGAGCCAGGTGGCGTACTCTTCGAGATCGCTACCGATAACCCAGGCTTTACGGTCGATGAACCACTAGACGAGTTGGGAAATACCCTGAAACTACCCAAACAATATGAAGGATCGAGAGCGAAAATTGAAAAGACGCTCCCGGTACTGAAGTTGTTGTAAGATCTACGTACGGTATTGGTTTTAAGAACCAACTTAGTTGTACTTTCCGTTATCAACCTACAATTGGTTTGCTTTGCCCTGTCGAGGGACAAGGTCGAATTAAAGCTTATATAGGTTCATAATCAGTTATTTTACTCAATCAATTCTTATGACAACCATTGGTTTGTACGGATTTGGCCGCATTGGGCGGCAGTTTCTACGCATCGGGCTTCAGAAAAAATTGTTTGTTCCAACCGCCATAGCCGACATTCGCGACGAGCCAACGCTGGCAGCCTTGTTTGCGGTCGATACCAACTATGGTCGCTGGCCTGAACCCGTATCTGGAAAGGAAGGAAGTTTATCCATTGGCGATCAAAGCATTCCGTATATCAATTCGGCTAAAGAAGTGCCCGACTGGAAAGCCCTTGGCGTCGATCTGGTGGTGGATTGTACGGGCAGAGCTACGACACGGGCCGGTGCCCAGGCGCATATTGACCGAGGTGCTAAATACGTACTCATCAGTGCACCCAGTAAAACGCTGGCCGACTGTGATGCCGTTTTATTGAAAGGGATCAATCTGGAAACGTTCGATCCTGAGCAGCATAAACTGATCAGCATGGGAAGCTGCACGACCAATGCACTGGCAGCGGTTGTCAAAGTAATTTCCGAAAACTTCGGGATTCAGTACGGTCTTTTTTCGACGGTACACTCGTACACGAACACGCAGTCGTTGACTGATCAGCCGATGAAAGACCGGCGCGATTCGTGGGCGGCCGCCGAAAATATTATTCCCTCTTCGTCGGGCGCAGCGCGGGCCTTACAGTTTATCTGGAAAGACCTTAAAATCACAGGAAAAGCCTATCGCGTACCTACCCGAACCGGCAGTATCGCTGAATTAAATCTGATTACCGAAAAAGACTGTTCGGTACAGGAAGTAAATGATGCATTCCGTAAAGCCGCAGCCGAAGGGCCTTTACAGGGTGTGCTGGATGTGCTGGAAGACCAGTGGGCCTCGTCGCGAATTGTCGCCGATCCACACTCATCGATCATTGATCTGCCGCTCACCGCCAAAGAAGGTAACCTGCTGTCGGTAGCGGCCTGGTATGACAACGAATGGGGCTTTTCGAATCGACTAGCCGAAGTGGCCGCCTACCTGGCCGAACGCATTAGTTAAATTAAAGCGTATATAATAAACTCCCTCTGTTCATTTTAATCTTATGGAAACCATCATTGGCATTACCGCCCAAAACCGGGAAGTAGTAGCTCATCAGTTGAGCAAATTGCTGGCCGACGAATTTGTACTCTACACCAAAACACTGAATGCCCACTGGAATCTGGAGGGCATGGATTTTCATTCGGTGCATCTGTACTTCGAAGAGCTTTACAAGCAGTCGGCCGAGATTGTTGACGATGTAGCCGAACGGATTCGTCAGTTGGATCATTATGCCCCCGCTACGTTGAAAAACTTTCTTCAGTTAACGCATCTGACCGAGCAGGAGGCTGAAGGCAATACAAGCCGGAGCTGGATTGAAAAGTTACTGAGTGATCATGAAAGCATCATTGTGTTTCTGCGGGGAAATATCGCTGATTTTCAGGAGGCTCACAAAGACGCCGGAACCAGTGATTACATAACGGGTCTGATGGAAAAGCATGAAAAAATTGCCTGGATGTTGCGGGCTCACCTCAAGTAACGTTCTAACGTGATTTTCTGAAAAGGGAATAGGTATGCCACGCATGGTCTACCTATTCCCTTTATCGTATCAATACCGCTTCGATAGCCTTATCTTTAAACGAAGAAACTGTGGCTAAAGCCGGTTTATCTGTTGATTGGCTATGAAGCATTGCCTCCTCTTCTTTGCCCTCTTTGTCACTGCCTCTGTTGCCTGGGGCGAACCTCTGTTTCCCTTACTGCCTCAAAAATCGGTCGATAGCCTGAACACGTTACTATCGGCAAGTCGGCAGGATACGAACCGGATTAAGATACTACTGGCGCTGAGTACGGATCTGATTACCCGGCACGAAGAGTTTGACAGCGATTTAGGGAATGCCTATGCCTATGGAAAACAGGCTGAGCAACTCAGCCAGCAGTTGCATTTCAAGGTCGGTCAAAACCAGAGCACCTGCGTTCTGGGACGAATTGAAGCGATTCAGGGCGACCGGAAACGGGCCGAACAATGGCTTCGAAACGTATTGGCGTATTATACCAAACAAGGGGCTAAGTCGGAACAGGCTGCAACCTGGTATTTTCTGGGACAGTTTATGAGCGTGATAGCGAAGGGCTACCTCGGAAGATAGAATGCTATGAGCAGGCCAGGCAGTTGTATCAGCAATTGGGCCAGGTCGATAAGCAGGCATATATGCTCAAGACCATTGCCGATATGCATGCCATGCAAGGTAATTCGGCATTGGCGGAGCAGGAGTTGTTTCAGGTACTGGCGCTGTATCGATCCATTCACTATCCATATCTACACTATACC
This window of the Spirosoma aerolatum genome carries:
- a CDS encoding ring-cleaving dioxygenase, encoding MNESILGLHHITAIANNAQRNYDFYTHVLGLRLVKKTVNFDDPSTYHFYYGDEGGSPGTILTFFPWEGIGPGRNGIGMATEIGYSVPADSLDNWLGRFNELGVGAGELAERFGEQYLSFTDPDGLSIALIVPKQFDRRTGWETEAIKSDMALRGFHSVTLTLQKIEATARVLTDIFGYRLVAQDGNRYRFQTDAVPEASIVDLLEESEGRVGRNAAGTNHHVAFRVANDAIQMEFREKILESGLQITPKIDRDYFFSLYFREPGGVLFEIATDNPGFTVDEPLDELGNTLKLPKQYEGSRAKIEKTLPVLKLL
- a CDS encoding type I glyceraldehyde-3-phosphate dehydrogenase, with translation MTTIGLYGFGRIGRQFLRIGLQKKLFVPTAIADIRDEPTLAALFAVDTNYGRWPEPVSGKEGSLSIGDQSIPYINSAKEVPDWKALGVDLVVDCTGRATTRAGAQAHIDRGAKYVLISAPSKTLADCDAVLLKGINLETFDPEQHKLISMGSCTTNALAAVVKVISENFGIQYGLFSTVHSYTNTQSLTDQPMKDRRDSWAAAENIIPSSSGAARALQFIWKDLKITGKAYRVPTRTGSIAELNLITEKDCSVQEVNDAFRKAAAEGPLQGVLDVLEDQWASSRIVADPHSSIIDLPLTAKEGNLLSVAAWYDNEWGFSNRLAEVAAYLAERIS
- a CDS encoding Dps family protein, coding for METIIGITAQNREVVAHQLSKLLADEFVLYTKTLNAHWNLEGMDFHSVHLYFEELYKQSAEIVDDVAERIRQLDHYAPATLKNFLQLTHLTEQEAEGNTSRSWIEKLLSDHESIIVFLRGNIADFQEAHKDAGTSDYITGLMEKHEKIAWMLRAHLK
- a CDS encoding alpha/beta fold hydrolase translates to MSFLTLKDGTDLFYKDWGTGQPIVFHHGWPLSSDDWDAQMMFFLQHGFRVIAHDRRGHGRSSQTSGGHEMETYASDVAQLVEALDLKDAIHIGHSTGGGEVIHYVNKYGKGRVAKAVLVSAVTPIMVQNESNPDGVPISIFDEIRQLTATQRQQYFRDFSIPFYGYNREGAVEKQGVRDNWWRQGMMGSILAHYECVKAFSESDFTEDLKNVEVPVLVLHGEDDQIVPYQITALKAAKLLKNGKLITYPGFPHGMPTTEAATINADILAFINS